GGGGGGCCTCACGGGCAAGTGCCGGTTGACGGTCACCCTGCCATCCTAGCTCTCTCGATCTCCTTGCACCTTGCCCGCAGTGTGACCTCGCTGACGCCAGCGATCTGGGAGATGTCCCTCTGGGTCACGTGCTCTCCGACCTCGACGGCAGCCATGTATATCGCGGCCGCCACCGTGCCCAAGGGCGACTTCCCTGACACGACGTCCAGCTCCGGGACGGCGTCCAGGTACTCCAGTGCCTTTGAGCGCGCCTTCCTGGACAGGTCGAGCCTGCTGGCGAACCTTTCCAGATAATCCTTCGGCCTCGTCAGATGCAGGGTGATGCTCAGTTTCCTTGAGACCGCGTTGTAGGCCCGCTTCACGGCCTTCGTGTCTGCGTTCGCCGCCTTCGCGATCTCATCGAACGTGCGGGGCACATCATTGAGCCTGCACACCGCGTAGACCGCAGCGCCCATCACAGCGCGGATGCTCCTTCCCTGGACGAGTCCCGCTTCCCTCGCTCGGCGGTATATCCTGGCCGCCTCTTCCTTGAACGTGGGCGGCAGGCCGAGCGTCGAGGAGATCCTGTCAAGCTCCCTAAGAGCCTCTATCAGACCCCTCCCGCCGGGGATTCCCGCCCGGACGCGGTTGTGCAGCATCCTCATCCGATAGAACCGCTGCTTCGTCTTCATGCTGAGCCGTCTCTTCTGCGCATCGACATTGGCTTGTGGTATGTCCGTGGAAAGCCCCTTGTCGTGCACGAGATAGCTCATCGGCGGGCCGGTCCTGGCGTTGTTGGCCCAATCCTCCTGCGAATAAGAAGTCCATTCCTGACCATGATCTATGATGTTCTCATCTATGACCAAGCCGCAATCAGAGCAGACCACTTCGCTCCGTACATAGTCCGTCTCAAGGCGGTCGCTGCCGCACTCTGGACATGCGCGCTCCTCTGCGGGAGCTTGCTTCCTAACGATATGTTCATCCATGACGTTTGTCTCCTAGATCCCTCGCAATCGACCTCCACAATCGTGATACGAATCCTATGAGGGGATTCTCATCCTTCTGTTACTACTCTGTCCTGATAGCATTTAAGCAGTCCTTTGTCACCGAGTGGGGTTACAACGTGGGTAGTTGTCATTGTGTTGTCGCCCCCAATCCACTTGTCCTTTATCAGCCTTTCCCTTTTCGAACATTCAGAAAAGGTCCTCAACGACTTACTCTTGGAAGGATTCCTGAAGAATCGTTAAATACCGTTGATGGC
The nucleotide sequence above comes from Candidatus Thermoplasmatota archaeon. Encoded proteins:
- the tfb gene encoding transcription initiation factor IIB (stabilizes TBP binding to an archaeal box-A promoter; responsible for recruiting RNA polymerase II to the pre-initiation complex), which codes for MDEHIVRKQAPAEERACPECGSDRLETDYVRSEVVCSDCGLVIDENIIDHGQEWTSYSQEDWANNARTGPPMSYLVHDKGLSTDIPQANVDAQKRRLSMKTKQRFYRMRMLHNRVRAGIPGGRGLIEALRELDRISSTLGLPPTFKEEAARIYRRAREAGLVQGRSIRAVMGAAVYAVCRLNDVPRTFDEIAKAANADTKAVKRAYNAVSRKLSITLHLTRPKDYLERFASRLDLSRKARSKALEYLDAVPELDVVSGKSPLGTVAAAIYMAAVEVGEHVTQRDISQIAGVSEVTLRARCKEIERARMAG